In the Candidatus Electrothrix sp. GW3-4 genome, one interval contains:
- the rdgC gene encoding recombination-associated protein RdgC, whose product MGLLSGTASFTRFMVEGEVPEDFWDFVARRVAEHSFQDIDDTIDEYSIGWVSVADMFDSDFAFSSYAAGDYVILSMRIDERKVSSAVLKKFTAKEEARIRQEQEVQRLSRNVRLEIKERIRAELVRKSPPIPAVYDLCWNLSSNTLLFFSNSRKAIALLEDLFKETFELSLIMQIPWNTALQLTDQATAEKLGDLQPALLI is encoded by the coding sequence ATGGGATTATTATCAGGGACGGCCTCCTTCACCCGTTTTATGGTGGAAGGTGAGGTGCCGGAGGATTTTTGGGATTTTGTTGCCCGGCGGGTGGCAGAGCACTCTTTTCAGGATATCGACGATACCATTGATGAGTACTCCATTGGTTGGGTCTCGGTCGCAGACATGTTTGATAGTGATTTTGCTTTCAGTTCCTATGCTGCCGGAGATTATGTGATTCTGTCCATGCGTATTGATGAGCGTAAGGTCTCGTCAGCAGTGCTGAAGAAATTTACTGCCAAGGAAGAGGCACGTATTCGCCAAGAACAAGAGGTGCAGCGTTTGAGCCGTAATGTTCGCCTGGAGATCAAGGAGCGGATTCGGGCGGAGTTGGTGCGCAAGTCCCCCCCCATCCCAGCGGTTTATGACCTCTGCTGGAACCTCTCCAGCAATACCCTGCTTTTTTTCTCCAACAGCCGTAAGGCCATTGCCCTGCTGGAAGACCTGTTTAAGGAGACCTTTGAACTCTCCTTGATCATGCAGATCCCGTGGAATACTGCGCTGCAGCTGACAGATCAGGCTACTGCGGAAAAACTTGGCGACCTGCAACCCGCATTACTCATTTAA